The following are from one region of the Achromobacter xylosoxidans genome:
- a CDS encoding molecular chaperone produces the protein MASIARIVSSLTAVCAMTLCAWATPVRAGLVLQSTRLVISPDSRDTTLAIRNAGAGPVLAQSWLDDGNADRSPADMRVPFVLAPAVVRVDPDSGAVLRISYTREPLPADRESLFYLNVLETPPRDPNDSNVLIFQFRSRIKVFFRPASLRPHVQAAPALLSWKLRGRALEVTNPTPYHVSFASVDLVAGDKRSALEGGMVAPFDTARFALPPRAAKPAGPVSVRYEVITDYGGTTKAEQAVTE, from the coding sequence ATGGCGTCGATAGCGCGCATCGTTTCATCCCTGACGGCCGTCTGCGCCATGACCCTGTGCGCCTGGGCTACACCGGTCCGGGCCGGACTGGTGCTGCAAAGCACGCGCCTGGTCATCTCACCGGATTCCCGCGACACGACGCTGGCCATCCGCAACGCGGGCGCCGGCCCCGTGCTGGCGCAGAGCTGGCTGGACGATGGCAATGCGGACAGGTCACCGGCGGACATGCGCGTGCCTTTCGTCCTGGCGCCCGCGGTCGTGCGTGTGGACCCGGACAGCGGCGCCGTGCTGCGGATCTCTTACACCCGCGAGCCGCTGCCCGCAGATCGCGAGAGCCTGTTCTATCTCAACGTGCTGGAGACGCCGCCGCGCGATCCGAACGACTCCAATGTGTTGATCTTCCAGTTCCGCTCGCGCATCAAGGTGTTCTTCAGGCCCGCCTCGCTGCGCCCCCACGTCCAGGCCGCGCCGGCCCTGTTGAGCTGGAAGCTGCGCGGACGGGCGCTGGAAGTCACGAACCCGACGCCTTACCACGTCTCCTTCGCCAGCGTCGATCTGGTCGCGGGCGACAAGCGCAGCGCGCTCGAGGGTGGCATGGTCGCCCCATTCGACACCGCGCGCTTCGCGTTGCCGCCCCGCGCGGCCAAACCCGCGGGCCCGGTCTCGGTCCGGTACGAGGTCATCACCGACTACGGCGGAACCACCAAGGCAGAGCAGGCCGTTACCGAGTAA
- a CDS encoding fimbria/pilus outer membrane usher protein, with translation MPDLARPANRRRAAERLASGLAAALAAAWVAPVHGKQAFFDPQMMFQGAGGTAIDTSRFERGNFMEPGLHKLDVYVNGQWRGVEEVPFRLLAGSDSTTPCYDSALLARLGLDVDKAARGEGMLALYATAACGELSRYVPGAQVKLEVAEQKLYLTVPKYYLRISTPGVYVDPSNWDFGVTAARLNYNSNLFTSESRGTRTTRGYAGLNAGINVGAFRLRHYGSATWSPGHGANYQRGYTYLKTDVPAWKSQLLMGESSTDGDLFDSVSFRGVQLASDERMLPSALRSYTPVVRGTANSNAQVSVYQRGYLVYETTVAPGPFALEDLQAAGYGGDLDVRIVEADGSARSFVVPFATTVQLLRPGTSRYSLTAGRAIDLGLGSSSQYLLQGTFKRGLGDMYTGYGGLAFTRHYGSALAGAAVNTALGAFAADVTLSRAELPDEGTRTGASYRLSYSKNLPNSGTNFSLLAYRYSTSGFVGLRESIALQGAPQRYRWFGDVGRTRGRLDANISQQLGGNGGNVYLSGSAIQYWQGRGNTINFALGYSNRWRDISYSFGVQRMQNLATRNSYRGGGRDNSTLVTVNLSIPLGRAERGAPTLNSYYSADSRAGANFTTSVAGSMGESDRGTYSVSASHASRENANSASANIGYRLPQSWVGAGISQGAGYRQASLNASGGVLVHAGGVTFSQTLGETIALVSADHAEGAQIGHGGDRLDGRGYGVVASLSPYQLNTVDIDPRDIPDDVELQASSRNVAPRAGAVVLLSYPTRVARPVLIDARQADGAALPFGAEVLNAADGKPVGAVGQGSRIVMRVEQDQGRVIVQWGPGPQQRCAIDYALPERARQRARGYDALSLTCAPMPADGGRPAGPGPVARR, from the coding sequence TTGCCTGACCTTGCTCGCCCCGCGAACCGGCGCCGGGCGGCCGAAAGGCTCGCATCCGGTCTTGCCGCCGCGCTGGCGGCGGCCTGGGTCGCTCCCGTACACGGCAAGCAGGCGTTCTTCGACCCCCAGATGATGTTCCAAGGCGCAGGCGGCACGGCCATCGACACCAGCCGCTTCGAGCGCGGCAACTTCATGGAGCCCGGCCTGCACAAGCTGGACGTCTACGTCAACGGCCAGTGGCGCGGCGTGGAGGAGGTCCCGTTCCGCCTCCTGGCCGGCAGCGACAGCACCACGCCGTGCTATGACAGCGCATTGCTGGCGCGCCTGGGCCTGGACGTCGACAAGGCCGCGCGCGGCGAGGGCATGCTTGCGCTATACGCTACCGCAGCCTGCGGCGAGCTGTCGCGCTACGTGCCCGGCGCGCAGGTCAAATTGGAGGTGGCCGAACAGAAGCTCTATCTCACCGTACCCAAGTACTATCTGCGCATCTCCACGCCCGGCGTCTACGTGGATCCGTCGAACTGGGACTTCGGCGTGACCGCGGCCCGGCTGAACTACAACAGCAATCTCTTCACCTCTGAAAGCCGCGGCACACGCACCACGCGCGGTTATGCGGGCCTGAATGCCGGCATCAACGTGGGCGCATTCCGGCTGCGCCACTACGGCAGCGCAACCTGGTCTCCGGGCCACGGCGCGAACTATCAGCGCGGCTACACCTATCTGAAGACCGACGTACCGGCATGGAAGTCGCAGCTGTTGATGGGAGAGAGTTCCACCGACGGCGACCTGTTCGACTCCGTATCGTTTCGGGGCGTGCAACTGGCCAGCGACGAACGCATGCTGCCCAGCGCGTTGCGTTCCTATACCCCGGTTGTCCGCGGCACGGCCAACAGCAATGCCCAGGTATCGGTGTATCAGCGTGGCTACCTCGTATACGAAACCACCGTGGCGCCCGGCCCCTTCGCGCTCGAAGACCTGCAGGCGGCGGGATATGGCGGCGACCTGGACGTGCGCATCGTGGAGGCGGACGGTAGCGCGCGCAGCTTCGTCGTGCCCTTCGCCACGACAGTCCAACTGCTGCGGCCCGGCACCAGCCGCTACAGTCTGACCGCGGGGCGGGCGATAGATCTGGGCCTGGGCAGCAGCTCACAATATTTGCTGCAGGGCACGTTCAAGCGCGGGCTGGGCGACATGTACACGGGTTACGGCGGCCTCGCTTTCACCCGGCACTATGGTTCGGCGCTGGCTGGCGCCGCCGTGAACACCGCGCTGGGCGCATTCGCGGCCGACGTCACGCTATCCCGCGCCGAGCTGCCGGACGAAGGCACGCGGACGGGCGCCAGCTACCGCCTGTCGTACAGCAAGAACCTGCCCAATAGCGGTACCAACTTTTCGCTCCTGGCCTACCGCTATTCCACCAGCGGCTTCGTGGGCTTGCGCGAGAGCATCGCGCTGCAAGGCGCGCCGCAGCGCTACCGCTGGTTCGGCGACGTGGGCCGCACGCGCGGGCGGCTCGACGCCAACATCAGCCAGCAACTGGGGGGCAACGGCGGAAACGTCTATCTGTCGGGGTCGGCCATCCAATACTGGCAAGGCCGTGGCAACACCATCAACTTCGCGCTGGGCTACAGCAACCGTTGGCGCGACATTTCCTATTCCTTCGGCGTGCAGCGCATGCAGAACCTGGCCACCCGCAATTCCTACCGGGGCGGCGGCCGCGACAATTCCACCCTGGTCACCGTGAACCTTTCGATTCCCCTGGGGCGGGCCGAGCGCGGCGCCCCTACGCTCAACAGCTACTACAGCGCCGATTCCCGCGCCGGCGCCAACTTCACCACCTCGGTCGCCGGCTCGATGGGCGAGTCCGACCGCGGCACCTATTCGGTATCCGCGTCTCATGCCAGCCGCGAGAACGCCAACTCGGCAAGCGCAAACATCGGCTACCGGCTGCCGCAGTCCTGGGTGGGAGCCGGTATTTCGCAGGGAGCAGGCTACCGCCAGGCGTCGCTGAACGCGTCGGGCGGGGTGCTTGTCCATGCTGGCGGCGTGACCTTCTCGCAGACGTTGGGGGAAACAATCGCGTTGGTAAGCGCTGACCACGCGGAAGGCGCGCAGATCGGCCACGGCGGCGACCGCCTGGACGGCCGCGGCTACGGCGTCGTCGCCAGCCTGAGCCCATACCAGCTCAACACCGTCGACATCGATCCGCGCGACATTCCCGACGACGTAGAGCTGCAGGCCAGTTCGCGCAACGTGGCGCCCCGCGCCGGCGCAGTCGTGCTGCTGTCCTACCCGACCCGCGTGGCCCGGCCGGTGTTGATCGACGCCCGCCAGGCCGACGGCGCCGCGCTGCCCTTTGGCGCGGAAGTGCTGAACGCCGCCGACGGCAAGCCGGTGGGCGCGGTGGGCCAGGGCAGCCGAATCGTCATGCGGGTGGAGCAGGATCAAGGCCGCGTCATCGTGCAGTGGGGACCCGGGCCGCAGCAGCGCTGCGCCATCGACTACGCTCTGCCCGAGCGCGCGCGGCAACGCGCCCGGGGTTACGACGCGCTTTCCCTTACCTGCGCGCCGATGCCGGCGGACGGCGGCAGGCCTGCGGGTCCCGGCCCGGTGGCGCGCCGATGA
- a CDS encoding molecular chaperone yields MMRLLRACALRLAACLPMAGMAAWAHADLTVTGTRFIYPAQARSLTIRTSNSGEIPILVQTWLDQEQAQARTDPSKLPVPFVLTPPVYRLDAGERKALELRYTGEPLPRDRESAFWINFLEIPSLRLSRRNQLQLSFRLRMKVLFRPPELQGDPREAPAQVAWKYRRTGDVAAPWLLEAHNPTPFHVSLARLELPAAAGVQRLDGLTLPPYATARFALPAGHQPQAHASTLRYEAADDTGELIHGAAALAAAN; encoded by the coding sequence ATGATGCGCCTTCTGCGCGCATGCGCGCTGCGCCTGGCCGCCTGCCTGCCGATGGCCGGCATGGCAGCCTGGGCGCATGCGGATCTGACCGTGACCGGCACACGCTTCATCTATCCTGCGCAAGCCAGGTCGCTAACGATACGCACCAGCAACTCGGGGGAGATACCCATCCTGGTGCAGACTTGGCTGGATCAGGAGCAAGCGCAGGCGCGCACCGATCCCAGCAAGCTGCCCGTTCCTTTCGTGCTGACACCCCCGGTCTACCGGCTGGATGCCGGCGAGCGCAAGGCGCTGGAACTGCGCTACACGGGCGAACCCCTGCCGCGCGACCGCGAATCGGCATTCTGGATCAATTTCCTTGAAATCCCCTCGCTGCGGCTATCGCGCCGCAACCAGCTGCAGCTGTCATTCCGGCTGCGGATGAAGGTCTTGTTCCGTCCGCCGGAGTTGCAAGGCGATCCTCGGGAGGCCCCGGCGCAAGTCGCTTGGAAGTATCGGCGCACGGGTGACGTCGCGGCGCCATGGCTGCTGGAAGCGCACAACCCCACCCCTTTCCATGTGTCCCTGGCGCGGCTGGAGCTTCCCGCCGCGGCGGGCGTGCAACGCCTGGACGGCTTGACCTTGCCGCCCTACGCCACCGCCCGCTTCGCGCTGCCCGCCGGCCATCAACCCCAGGCGCACGCAAGCACGCTGCGCTACGAGGCCGCCGATGACACCGGCGAGCTGATCCACGGCGCGGCAGCGCTCGCAGCCGCAAACTGA
- a CDS encoding fimbrial protein: MSKLSIPVRTRTIEKPARPALLLLAAAVALPCAPVRGELVMNRPAIHCSQSNQAGGPWREVSPLTSSSQIGDVLFERGAGLFNNFQLGSGVGAGILHELVAAAQWGPNTGVAADGTAQTNVPGIGLQVSVMGADGVERRIKPGTLPVVLDKRPVYYDTAGSASQKNSTVTEYIQRLILTDAAANLPSGELKVTGVDPNITLMLYAINYQQGAVSYGEAIQNFPVWTPGITGVCGSLPFSYQGTGVIGIGGGTGVIVPNKCEVGAYRTIPVSLGDLPLSLFDTPGATSPAKEFSIVLTQCSASAKPTITFADKYGPNTDPHVLNLKPGSEAAEGIGIAMINDTGKVPVRFGAAYDMQRVGDQAVLTLRAHYIRTAPVDGAVKAGIADGSAEFTFEFP, encoded by the coding sequence ATGAGCAAGCTCTCTATTCCCGTACGCACCCGTACGATCGAAAAACCGGCACGGCCCGCCCTACTCCTGCTGGCCGCCGCGGTGGCATTGCCGTGCGCCCCGGTTCGCGGCGAACTGGTCATGAACCGCCCCGCCATCCATTGCAGCCAGTCGAACCAGGCCGGCGGCCCCTGGCGTGAAGTCTCGCCGCTGACCAGTTCCTCGCAGATCGGCGATGTGCTGTTCGAGCGGGGCGCCGGGCTATTCAACAATTTCCAGCTTGGTTCGGGCGTGGGAGCAGGCATCCTCCACGAACTGGTTGCCGCTGCGCAGTGGGGCCCCAATACAGGCGTGGCCGCCGACGGCACGGCGCAGACAAACGTACCCGGCATCGGGCTACAGGTATCCGTCATGGGCGCCGACGGCGTCGAAAGACGGATCAAACCCGGCACGCTGCCCGTGGTCCTGGACAAGCGTCCTGTGTACTACGACACCGCCGGGTCCGCGTCGCAGAAAAACTCCACCGTCACCGAGTACATTCAACGCCTGATACTGACCGACGCCGCGGCCAACCTGCCCAGCGGTGAACTGAAAGTGACGGGCGTGGACCCCAACATCACGCTGATGCTCTATGCCATCAACTACCAGCAGGGCGCGGTGAGCTACGGCGAGGCCATCCAGAACTTTCCCGTCTGGACACCGGGCATTACCGGCGTCTGCGGCAGCCTGCCGTTTTCCTACCAGGGCACCGGCGTCATCGGCATTGGCGGCGGCACGGGGGTAATCGTCCCCAACAAATGCGAGGTCGGCGCCTACCGGACGATCCCTGTCTCGCTGGGAGACCTGCCCCTCTCTCTGTTCGATACACCGGGAGCCACCTCGCCTGCCAAGGAATTCTCCATCGTGCTCACCCAATGCAGCGCCTCGGCCAAGCCGACCATTACTTTTGCCGACAAGTACGGCCCCAACACCGATCCCCATGTGCTGAACCTGAAGCCCGGGTCTGAAGCCGCCGAGGGCATAGGCATCGCCATGATCAACGATACCGGCAAAGTCCCGGTCCGTTTCGGCGCCGCGTATGACATGCAGCGCGTCGGCGACCAGGCCGTCCTGACGCTGCGGGCCCACTACATCCGAACGGCGCCGGTCGACGGAGCGGTCAAGGCCGGCATCGCCGACGGCAGCGCGGAGTTCACCTTCGAGTTTCCCTGA
- a CDS encoding filamentous hemagglutinin N-terminal domain-containing protein yields the protein MNKTYALVWNEARQRWNVARESARRRGKAGSGRRGRVAALALAGLAGLSCAHAAPMGGTIAAGNGIGDIHATLDQKQVSINQHTQKLIIDWNSFSIGADERITFNQPGSGSIALNRVNGLSPSSILGRMDANGQVFLVNPNGIVFGKGAEVNVGGLVASTKQLSDADFNAGNYRFTGASGASVLNQGVIAARDRGSVALLGAKVSNQGVIRARLGRIALAAGGEFTVNFDGNGLLDLRMDGAALSALAENGGMLSADGGQVLMTASAAGAALRTVVNSQGIIEAKTLQGQGGKITLDGGGDGLVVAAGKMNASALASHGNGGEVEIRGQQVAVRLGAEVDARALNGDSGTWRIASSEVTVGANATAANVTVHADTVASNLAATNIVLEAAAGDVVLNGPIAWHSGNALGLVAAGDIAVNGDLAATGQNAAIAMSAGGEIALAGKTAISGVNGALSMQAPGGHVLGEGAAITLSGAGASFSAHGQRYAVIQNLAQLQDIDRNLSGLYVLGNNLSGRGSIQAIGGPYGIFSGTFDGLGNTLGGYSVSGAGPNVGLFAASSGSISNVNLASMTVNAPATGAASMSVGALVGRNSGQIVNVSTTGMSVKGSSYHRNVVGGLVGTNAGGSIDRATVAGSVYAGSHTIAIGGLAGENLNSAASRGVITRSVSRNVVSGAMQRDELGGMGGLVGVNRGLVADASSHANTQATGAGLNVGGLVGSNLGGDIERSIATGRVQNGSSAYTGGLVGVNSGTISGSAAEGGVSAEGGGSTGGFAGRNSGGGLLLDVKAGGDVTAAYGVNVGGLVGANDGRIDTAEAGGEVKAGYNRNGGRAGGLAGYNSGTIEASVARGKVAGGDYGYAGGLVGYNTGTLGTVNASGNVTAGKNSAAGGLVGANQGLIVSAMANGNVYGGFNSRVGGVVGENGDMGEVLQSSSAGEVGGAGQAYLGGIAGLNQGAVSYSSASGKVNFANSLQHTYGGLAGANYGVMRANSTLGLASLVPPVGLNYGIVER from the coding sequence ATGAACAAGACATATGCACTGGTATGGAACGAGGCCAGACAACGCTGGAACGTGGCGCGCGAGTCCGCGCGCCGCCGCGGAAAAGCCGGGAGCGGCAGGCGCGGCCGCGTTGCGGCGCTGGCCCTCGCCGGCCTGGCGGGCCTGTCTTGCGCGCATGCCGCGCCGATGGGCGGAACAATCGCGGCCGGCAACGGAATAGGCGATATCCACGCCACGCTGGACCAGAAACAGGTGTCGATCAATCAGCATACGCAAAAGCTGATCATCGACTGGAACAGCTTCAGTATCGGCGCGGACGAACGCATCACCTTCAACCAGCCCGGCAGCGGCTCGATCGCGCTGAACCGTGTGAATGGCCTGTCGCCCAGTTCCATCCTGGGACGCATGGACGCCAACGGTCAGGTTTTCCTCGTCAACCCCAACGGCATTGTTTTCGGCAAGGGCGCGGAGGTCAACGTGGGCGGACTGGTCGCCTCGACCAAGCAGCTTTCCGACGCCGATTTCAACGCGGGCAACTATCGCTTCACCGGGGCATCGGGGGCCTCCGTGCTGAACCAGGGCGTGATTGCCGCGCGCGACCGCGGCAGCGTCGCGCTACTGGGCGCCAAGGTCAGCAATCAGGGGGTGATCCGGGCGCGGCTGGGGCGGATCGCGCTGGCGGCCGGCGGAGAGTTCACCGTGAACTTCGACGGCAATGGCTTGCTCGATCTGCGGATGGATGGCGCCGCGCTGTCCGCCCTGGCCGAGAATGGCGGCATGCTGAGCGCCGACGGCGGGCAGGTGCTGATGACGGCCAGCGCCGCGGGAGCGGCCTTGCGCACGGTGGTCAACAGTCAGGGCATCATCGAAGCGAAGACGCTGCAGGGTCAAGGCGGCAAGATTACGTTGGACGGCGGCGGTGACGGTCTGGTGGTGGCTGCGGGCAAGATGAATGCCAGCGCGCTCGCCTCGCATGGCAACGGCGGCGAGGTGGAGATACGCGGGCAGCAGGTGGCCGTGCGGCTCGGCGCCGAGGTCGATGCGCGGGCATTGAACGGCGATAGCGGAACCTGGCGCATCGCGTCGTCAGAGGTGACGGTGGGCGCTAACGCCACGGCGGCAAACGTCACGGTGCACGCGGACACCGTCGCCAGCAACCTCGCGGCCACCAACATCGTGCTGGAAGCCGCTGCGGGTGACGTCGTGCTCAATGGCCCGATAGCGTGGCACAGCGGCAACGCGCTCGGCTTGGTTGCGGCGGGTGATATCGCGGTCAACGGAGACCTGGCCGCAACCGGCCAGAACGCTGCCATCGCCATGTCCGCCGGCGGGGAAATCGCGCTTGCCGGCAAGACTGCCATTAGCGGCGTCAATGGCGCCCTGTCCATGCAGGCGCCGGGAGGCCATGTGCTGGGCGAGGGGGCGGCGATCACGCTGTCCGGCGCAGGCGCGTCGTTCAGCGCCCATGGCCAGCGTTACGCGGTGATCCAGAACCTCGCCCAGCTGCAGGACATCGACCGCAATCTGAGCGGCTTGTACGTGTTGGGCAACAACCTGAGCGGACGCGGTTCGATCCAGGCGATAGGCGGTCCGTATGGCATCTTTTCGGGCACGTTCGACGGTCTGGGCAATACGCTCGGCGGCTATTCGGTCAGCGGCGCCGGTCCCAACGTGGGCTTGTTCGCCGCGTCGTCCGGCAGCATCAGCAATGTCAACCTGGCGTCGATGACTGTCAATGCGCCGGCCACCGGCGCGGCATCCATGTCGGTGGGCGCGCTGGTGGGCCGCAATTCTGGCCAGATCGTCAATGTGTCCACGACCGGAATGTCCGTGAAGGGCAGTTCGTATCACCGTAACGTGGTGGGCGGTCTGGTGGGCACCAACGCCGGCGGCAGTATCGACCGCGCCACCGTTGCAGGCAGCGTATATGCAGGTTCGCACACGATCGCCATAGGCGGGCTGGCAGGTGAAAATCTGAATTCCGCGGCGAGCCGCGGCGTCATTACGCGTAGCGTCTCGCGCAATGTCGTATCGGGCGCGATGCAGCGCGACGAGCTGGGCGGCATGGGCGGCCTGGTTGGCGTGAATCGCGGCTTGGTTGCGGACGCGTCCAGCCACGCGAACACGCAGGCCACCGGCGCAGGCCTCAATGTTGGCGGACTGGTGGGCAGCAACCTGGGCGGCGACATCGAGCGCTCGATTGCGACCGGGCGGGTGCAGAACGGCAGCAGCGCATACACCGGAGGCCTGGTGGGGGTGAATAGCGGGACCATTTCGGGCTCGGCCGCGGAAGGTGGCGTCAGTGCCGAGGGCGGCGGCTCCACCGGCGGCTTCGCAGGACGCAACAGCGGTGGCGGCCTGCTGCTGGATGTCAAGGCCGGGGGCGATGTGACGGCCGCCTATGGCGTCAATGTGGGCGGCCTGGTCGGCGCCAACGATGGACGCATCGACACGGCGGAGGCGGGTGGCGAGGTCAAGGCCGGCTACAACCGGAATGGAGGCCGGGCCGGCGGGCTGGCCGGCTACAACAGCGGCACGATAGAGGCCTCCGTAGCCCGCGGCAAGGTTGCGGGTGGAGACTACGGATACGCCGGCGGGTTGGTCGGCTACAACACCGGGACGCTGGGAACGGTCAACGCCAGCGGCAACGTGACGGCCGGGAAGAACAGCGCGGCCGGAGGGCTGGTCGGGGCCAATCAGGGCTTGATCGTTTCCGCGATGGCCAACGGCAATGTCTACGGTGGCTTCAACAGCCGCGTTGGCGGCGTGGTGGGAGAGAACGGCGACATGGGGGAAGTCCTGCAGTCGTCTTCCGCCGGTGAGGTGGGAGGCGCCGGCCAGGCTTACCTGGGTGGCATCGCGGGTCTCAACCAGGGCGCGGTTTCCTATTCCAGCGCGAGCGGCAAGGTGAATTTCGCCAACTCTCTTCAGCATACCTATGGCGGACTGGCCGGCGCGAACTACGGGGTGATGCGCGCCAACAGCACGTTGGGGCTGGCATCCCTGGTGCCGCCGGTGGGCTTGAACTACGGCATCGTCGAGCGTTGA
- a CDS encoding ShlB/FhaC/HecB family hemolysin secretion/activation protein translates to MKGEKARYRMAALGAGLAMALCADALRAQIPDAGRAIRDLQSVLPAMPSGHTAPEVQLPEPQPPAAVSGVAAAGPAVRVLEFHVEGNHAVDAATLQAVLADLTGAALTFPDLRAAADRITAYYHDQGYVLARAYLPPQAIDAGIVRIAVLEGRYGEIGLRNRARVRDAVLEQALSALRPGQAVQAGELERALLLLSDLPGVAVKGTLQPGAETGTTSLLVDAEAGPLVFGSLDADNFGGYYTGEYRLSGSIGVNNPLRLGDQLNLRLLGSDGGQRYYNAAYQLPLGSRSTRVGMGVSSMRYELGRRFGPLGAHGRADVSTVFIQQPLVRSRHASLRLQLQHERKRLVDSMDLFEVSSRKRIGLWTLALAGSSEDGWFGGGRTALQLSHGRGRLRLGDPQAEGEDRQTVRAAGWFARTNLSISRLQQLTGRLQLYARVDAQWASKNLDSSEKFSLGGPYGVRAYPLGAVSGDEGWLAGAELRYQLAPGWQLSAFADRGNVRLSKRRWTPGRNHNGLAAAGLGVTQYGAGHQVNLSVAWPMGRQPPATESDREPRFWLQASRYF, encoded by the coding sequence ATGAAAGGGGAGAAAGCGCGCTATCGGATGGCCGCGCTGGGCGCCGGGCTGGCCATGGCCTTGTGTGCGGACGCTTTGCGGGCGCAGATCCCGGATGCGGGGCGCGCCATTCGTGACCTGCAATCGGTTTTGCCCGCCATGCCTTCGGGCCACACGGCTCCCGAGGTGCAGTTGCCCGAGCCGCAGCCGCCTGCAGCCGTGTCCGGCGTTGCGGCCGCAGGCCCCGCCGTCCGGGTGCTCGAGTTCCATGTCGAAGGCAACCACGCCGTTGACGCAGCGACATTGCAGGCGGTGCTGGCCGATCTGACGGGCGCGGCGCTGACGTTCCCGGACCTGCGCGCCGCCGCTGATCGCATCACCGCCTATTACCACGATCAGGGATATGTGCTGGCGCGCGCCTATCTGCCGCCGCAAGCCATCGATGCGGGCATCGTGCGCATCGCCGTGTTGGAGGGCAGGTATGGCGAGATTGGCCTGCGGAACCGCGCGCGGGTCCGCGATGCCGTGCTGGAGCAGGCGCTCTCCGCCCTGCGTCCGGGTCAGGCGGTGCAGGCCGGCGAGCTGGAGCGCGCGCTGCTGCTGTTGAGCGACCTGCCCGGCGTGGCGGTCAAGGGTACGTTGCAGCCTGGTGCAGAAACCGGGACCACCAGCCTGCTGGTGGACGCCGAAGCGGGACCGCTCGTCTTCGGCAGTCTGGACGCGGACAATTTTGGCGGCTACTACACAGGCGAGTACCGGCTGAGCGGAAGCATCGGCGTCAACAACCCCCTGCGCCTGGGCGACCAGCTCAATCTGCGGCTGTTGGGGAGTGATGGCGGCCAGCGCTACTACAACGCCGCCTATCAGCTTCCACTTGGCTCCCGGTCCACGCGCGTCGGCATGGGCGTGTCCAGCATGCGGTACGAACTCGGCAGGCGTTTCGGCCCTCTGGGGGCGCACGGCCGCGCCGACGTGTCGACCGTGTTCATCCAGCAGCCCTTGGTGCGCTCGCGCCACGCCAGCTTGCGCCTGCAATTGCAGCACGAGCGCAAGCGTTTGGTCGACAGCATGGATCTCTTCGAGGTAAGCAGCCGCAAGCGTATCGGGCTATGGACTTTGGCCCTGGCCGGCAGCAGCGAGGACGGATGGTTCGGTGGCGGACGGACCGCCTTGCAACTGTCGCATGGTCGAGGCCGGCTGCGCCTGGGCGATCCACAGGCCGAGGGCGAGGACCGCCAGACAGTGCGCGCCGCCGGCTGGTTCGCCAGGACCAATCTCTCGATCAGCCGCTTGCAGCAGCTCACTGGCCGCTTACAGCTATATGCGCGGGTGGATGCGCAGTGGGCTTCGAAGAACCTGGACAGCTCTGAGAAATTCAGCCTGGGCGGGCCCTATGGCGTGCGCGCCTATCCGTTGGGCGCGGTCAGCGGCGACGAGGGCTGGCTGGCCGGCGCCGAACTGCGCTACCAACTGGCTCCCGGGTGGCAACTGAGCGCCTTCGCCGACCGGGGCAACGTGCGCCTGAGCAAACGCCGCTGGACGCCCGGCCGCAACCACAACGGCCTGGCTGCGGCGGGACTCGGCGTCACGCAGTACGGCGCCGGCCATCAGGTGAACCTGAGCGTCGCCTGGCCGATGGGCCGGCAGCCGCCCGCCACGGAATCCGACCGGGAGCCCCGCTTCTGGCTCCAGGCGTCGCGCTATTTCTGA
- a CDS encoding response regulator produces the protein MDARQFRSRLWMNGKRNMSHGRIRVIIADDHPIVSLGVSHELARDPAIEVIGCARNSTDLVALLETQPCDAVVSDYAMPGGKHGDGLGLIGFLRRRYPALRVAVLTMVEHPTLLRALLAEKNLCILSKADSTRHIAEAIHAMSRGRTYYSPTVKDMIIRESLSAQQPRLTRREAEIIRLFCAGATITEISQISSRSVQTVSSQKRSAMRKLGIERDADLIRYGCAALPMTDVTLPEAEDENTAESPAAAALASCSMSTR, from the coding sequence ATGGACGCACGGCAGTTCCGCAGCAGGCTCTGGATGAACGGGAAAAGAAACATGTCACACGGCCGCATCCGCGTCATCATTGCCGACGACCATCCCATCGTGTCCCTGGGCGTGAGCCATGAGCTCGCGCGCGACCCGGCCATCGAGGTGATCGGCTGCGCCAGGAACTCCACGGACCTGGTGGCCCTGCTGGAAACCCAACCCTGCGACGCGGTGGTATCGGACTACGCGATGCCGGGCGGCAAGCACGGCGACGGGCTGGGGCTCATTGGATTTCTGCGGCGACGCTACCCGGCGCTGCGAGTGGCCGTGCTCACCATGGTTGAGCATCCCACGCTGCTGCGGGCGCTGCTGGCCGAAAAGAACCTCTGCATCCTCAGCAAGGCGGATTCAACGCGCCATATCGCCGAAGCGATACACGCGATGAGCCGCGGCCGGACCTACTATTCGCCGACCGTGAAGGACATGATCATCCGCGAATCCCTCTCGGCGCAACAGCCACGGTTGACGCGGCGAGAGGCAGAGATCATCCGTCTGTTTTGCGCGGGCGCCACCATTACCGAGATATCGCAGATCTCCAGCCGCAGCGTGCAGACGGTCAGTTCCCAGAAGCGCAGCGCGATGAGAAAGCTGGGCATCGAACGCGACGCGGACCTGATCCGTTACGGCTGCGCTGCCCTGCCAATGACCGACGTGACGCTGCCCGAAGCGGAGGATGAGAATACGGCTGAATCTCCGGCGGCGGCTGCGCTTGCCTCTTGTTCAATGTCGACACGCTGA